From one Pseudomonas sp. S35 genomic stretch:
- a CDS encoding TonB-dependent receptor, which yields MTHTLHPFGTPGTWPLRLKKGAAASLLGLCCAFGPLPLALAQPDTPASTHGFNIPPQALAGALIAFGQQSGKQVSVDPQLLKGVSSPGVNGDMSNDAALAYLLQGTGIGWGYQDGALVFHRLPSADAGGATMLDSTVVLGFTEENSFQGATVIDQKAIQAFPGANGDITTLLQMHPSVQFSGAQQNSNAPGEIDPADISINGAKFYQNNFMIDGISINNDLDPGAHGYGETRQFDASPSRSHGIALDADLLQEVKVYDSNVPAEYGGFNGGVVDAITRRPSQDLHGKLSYSMSRSAWTSYHTTEKDQANFDNASNEQYQPEFEKTTVRGMLEGHLTDDFGAIVSFSQKRSVIPLNKYADGYNSPNGDNREDQTRQLDNYMFKAYWNVNDRLSLDGSFIKAPQENTYFRENYKNSGFTNINGGWQGAVKAVWEGDSARWSHTLALTDLNSSRESESNDAIAWFYSSTKNWGLPTTATSRSGEGSYGNLTQTQRGINYKLKADWQGFRWAGAEHAVVTGMELTRNQATWERETEATSVNITRRDNIATCLNDDPLCSIGLLRNGNTRQWANARNVYGAGKLDLTENKYAFFIHDNLQIGKLGLRPGLRLEGDDYMQKQNLAPRFSGDYDFFGDRSTVLVFGANRYYGRNLFKYRLAEGRQGFNTRYTRTTQGGAWTATQVENLNKFSDLKVPYDDEWTLGLDQVWLDTDFRLKYVHRDGKDKIGRASSRVLGLGPAAGFDSIYYTYTNDASSESDNVTLSITPRHEFQWLGSRTSVQAAFDWSRTKDAYGTYESGITADQYANEDVLYDGKRIAYSELPASDFNRPWTARLTTITEIPQWNLTLSNFLRYRGAYEQIIDSSEIVTVNGEDLAVYEAAKVKAAPTWDMRVSWEIPTGKEQALFAAVDITNVTDHVNEIVGSGSSTVTYEVGRQYWLEVGYRF from the coding sequence ATGACACACACCCTTCACCCGTTCGGTACGCCGGGCACGTGGCCGCTGCGCCTGAAAAAAGGGGCTGCCGCCAGCCTGCTCGGGCTGTGCTGCGCGTTTGGCCCGCTGCCTCTGGCCCTGGCGCAACCCGATACGCCCGCCTCGACCCACGGCTTCAACATTCCCCCGCAAGCCCTGGCCGGCGCGTTGATTGCCTTCGGCCAACAGAGCGGCAAGCAAGTCAGCGTCGATCCGCAACTGCTCAAGGGTGTGAGTTCCCCCGGGGTGAACGGCGACATGAGCAACGACGCGGCCCTGGCGTACCTGCTGCAAGGCACCGGCATCGGTTGGGGCTATCAGGACGGTGCACTGGTGTTTCATCGTTTGCCCAGCGCCGACGCGGGCGGCGCGACGATGTTGGACAGTACGGTCGTGCTGGGCTTCACCGAAGAAAACTCGTTTCAGGGCGCCACGGTGATCGATCAAAAGGCGATCCAGGCCTTCCCTGGCGCCAACGGCGACATCACCACCTTGCTGCAAATGCACCCCAGCGTGCAGTTCAGCGGTGCCCAGCAAAATTCCAATGCGCCAGGTGAAATCGACCCCGCGGACATCAGCATCAACGGCGCCAAGTTCTACCAAAACAATTTCATGATCGATGGCATCTCGATCAATAACGACCTCGACCCCGGCGCCCACGGCTATGGCGAAACCCGCCAGTTCGATGCCTCGCCCAGTCGCTCCCACGGCATTGCCCTGGACGCCGACCTGTTGCAGGAAGTGAAGGTCTACGACAGCAACGTGCCTGCTGAATACGGTGGATTCAACGGCGGCGTGGTCGATGCGATCACCCGTCGCCCCAGCCAGGACCTGCACGGCAAACTGTCCTATTCCATGAGCCGGTCGGCGTGGACGAGTTACCACACCACCGAAAAGGACCAGGCCAATTTCGACAACGCGTCCAACGAGCAGTACCAGCCCGAGTTCGAAAAAACCACCGTGCGCGGCATGCTCGAAGGCCACCTCACCGACGACTTCGGCGCCATCGTGAGCTTCTCGCAAAAGCGCTCGGTGATCCCCCTCAACAAGTATGCAGACGGCTACAACAGCCCGAATGGCGACAACCGCGAAGACCAGACGCGGCAGCTCGACAACTACATGTTCAAGGCGTATTGGAACGTCAACGACCGCTTGAGCCTGGACGGCTCGTTCATCAAGGCGCCCCAGGAAAACACCTACTTTCGCGAGAACTACAAAAACTCCGGCTTCACCAATATCAACGGCGGCTGGCAAGGGGCCGTCAAGGCGGTGTGGGAAGGCGATTCAGCACGCTGGTCGCACACACTGGCGCTAACCGACCTCAACAGTTCCCGGGAGTCGGAGTCCAACGATGCGATCGCCTGGTTTTACTCCAGCACCAAGAACTGGGGCCTGCCCACCACCGCGACCTCACGCAGCGGCGAAGGCTCCTACGGCAACCTCACGCAAACCCAGCGAGGCATCAACTACAAACTCAAGGCCGACTGGCAAGGGTTCCGCTGGGCGGGCGCCGAACATGCCGTGGTGACCGGCATGGAGCTGACCCGCAACCAGGCGACCTGGGAGCGTGAAACCGAAGCGACCTCGGTCAACATCACCCGACGCGACAACATCGCCACCTGCCTGAATGATGACCCGTTGTGCTCCATCGGCTTGCTGCGCAATGGCAACACCCGTCAATGGGCCAATGCCCGCAACGTCTATGGCGCCGGCAAGCTGGACCTGACCGAAAACAAGTATGCATTTTTCATCCACGACAACCTGCAGATCGGCAAACTCGGCCTGCGCCCAGGCTTGCGTCTGGAGGGCGATGACTACATGCAGAAGCAGAACCTGGCGCCGCGCTTTTCCGGTGACTACGACTTCTTCGGCGACCGCAGCACCGTGCTGGTGTTCGGCGCCAACCGCTACTACGGGCGCAACCTGTTCAAGTACCGCCTGGCCGAAGGTCGCCAAGGCTTCAATACCCGCTACACCCGCACCACTCAAGGCGGAGCATGGACGGCCACCCAGGTGGAGAACCTGAACAAGTTCTCCGACCTCAAGGTGCCCTACGACGATGAATGGACCCTTGGGCTCGACCAGGTCTGGCTCGACACCGACTTTCGCCTCAAATATGTACACCGCGACGGCAAGGACAAGATCGGCCGGGCCTCCTCCCGCGTGCTTGGGCTGGGCCCCGCTGCCGGTTTCGACAGCATTTATTACACCTACACCAACGACGCGTCGAGCGAGAGTGACAACGTCACGCTGAGTATTACCCCCCGGCACGAATTCCAATGGTTGGGGTCACGCACCAGCGTACAGGCGGCGTTTGACTGGTCGCGCACCAAAGACGCCTACGGCACCTATGAATCAGGCATCACCGCCGATCAATACGCCAATGAGGACGTGCTGTACGACGGTAAGCGCATCGCCTACAGCGAGTTGCCCGCCAGCGACTTCAATCGCCCCTGGACAGCCCGCCTGACGACCATCACCGAGATCCCGCAATGGAACCTCACCCTGAGTAACTTCCTGCGTTATCGCGGGGCCTACGAACAGATCATCGATAGCAGCGAAATCGTTACCGTCAATGGCGAGGACCTCGCCGTGTACGAGGCCGCCAAGGTCAAGGCGGCACCCACCTGGGACATGCGTGTCAGTTGGGAAATCCCCACGGGCAAGGAACAAGCGCTGTTCGCCGCCGTGGACATCACCAACGTCACCGACCACGTCAACGAGATCGTCGGCAGTGGCAGCTCCACCGTCACCTATGAAGTCGGCCGCCAATATTGGCTCGAAGTCGGCTACCGCTTCTAA
- a CDS encoding pitrilysin family protein, protein MNKLFAGLLGPLLLCACASPATQAPLPWAPQVVRGQLANGLEYRLVQDSTQTGRLDLRLTVRAGSVDEDDDQVGVAHMLEHLTFRSRAGQTSDLRAQMTALGWVQGRNYNAMTSYDRTQYLLSPMAGTTQTPVALSKLAQLVFAGDYSAADLERERPIVIEEWRGGLGVAQRMNDQRAATQRVGSRYPQHRTIGNETAIREASLSALQRFQQRWYVPNNMVLSVVGDFEPQLLAQQIQQAFGAPVAKALPEREHRELPLDNQLKIFRLQDPQTGSNQVSLLFRLHEPDSRGATAEASRERLIDRMALSALLTQLRRQPLQPGVRSLTAQKTLIGEYSSVLGVAAGVDGAQHDEALKQLLTELERLRQHGFTAQDLDREQSKIRQLAAGMLAKDESRTFEQWVSSLNDAAVQNRPVVAPHQIAQRTLQALGTIDLAALDARLQRWLSSPDQVLQFTAPGNRVVRLPTVDDVQQWRASIAHSSLVAPQSAAPVEPPAAIFTPPSVGAPGSVIGKHSFAAEQVEHWQLSNGDRLVWLRRNAEDGQWRLQAESAAGYERRDVPAWRLQMAAQLGNQSGAAGLEAWRKQHKATLSLEQSATRLQVSATSTASTSALTTLLQSYRQSQVGSAIDDELFSAARDDLLTRVSTRPDAIAAARRELRYGADTWQAPDQQALHVLQSSTLSDDWQQLTQAPVTYYLMADMDPVQLETTVVEHLANIPRGVAQPSRPTLQKPGQRRSDIAVALEPRVVLEASSFSAQPWTPEAAARVAALRELANQQLKQRLRGEASGVYRLRFDSELNPDTQRIESQLSFTCDPQRAEELWALAQQTLAQLGRSVDAKWVASERMELRRQEQKRLLDPTTQWRRLLLSERQWQDPRYLSRQARLPEGLRLELLKPLASQVFPLNNQVLLRVLPKADAP, encoded by the coding sequence ATGAACAAATTATTTGCAGGCCTGCTCGGCCCGCTGCTGCTGTGCGCCTGCGCATCGCCCGCCACCCAAGCACCGTTGCCGTGGGCGCCGCAGGTGGTACGCGGCCAATTGGCCAATGGCCTGGAATACCGCTTGGTGCAGGACAGCACTCAAACCGGCCGCCTGGACCTGCGCCTGACCGTGCGCGCAGGCTCGGTGGATGAAGACGACGATCAGGTGGGCGTGGCCCATATGCTCGAACACCTGACCTTCCGCAGCCGTGCCGGCCAAACCAGCGACCTGCGGGCGCAGATGACCGCGCTGGGCTGGGTGCAGGGCCGCAACTACAACGCCATGACCAGTTATGACCGCACCCAGTACCTGCTCAGCCCGATGGCCGGTACCACGCAAACCCCCGTGGCCCTGTCGAAACTCGCGCAGCTGGTATTCGCCGGCGACTACAGCGCCGCCGACCTTGAGCGCGAGCGCCCCATCGTTATCGAAGAATGGCGCGGCGGCCTGGGCGTGGCGCAGCGCATGAATGATCAACGCGCAGCCACTCAGCGCGTGGGGTCGCGTTACCCGCAACACCGCACCATCGGCAATGAAACAGCGATCCGTGAGGCCTCGCTCAGTGCCTTGCAGCGTTTTCAACAGCGCTGGTACGTGCCCAACAACATGGTGCTGTCGGTGGTCGGCGACTTCGAACCGCAGCTGTTGGCGCAGCAGATCCAGCAGGCCTTTGGCGCTCCCGTCGCTAAGGCATTGCCCGAGCGAGAGCACCGCGAATTGCCCCTTGATAACCAGTTGAAAATCTTCCGCCTGCAAGACCCGCAGACCGGCAGCAACCAGGTGTCACTGCTGTTTCGCCTGCATGAACCGGACAGCCGTGGCGCCACCGCCGAGGCCTCCCGCGAGCGCTTGATCGACCGCATGGCGCTGTCGGCGCTGTTGACCCAATTGCGTCGCCAGCCGCTGCAGCCCGGCGTGCGCAGCCTGACGGCGCAGAAGACCTTGATCGGTGAGTATTCCAGCGTGCTGGGCGTCGCGGCCGGTGTTGACGGTGCCCAGCATGATGAAGCCCTCAAGCAACTGCTGACCGAGCTGGAGCGTTTGCGCCAACACGGGTTTACGGCGCAGGACCTGGACCGGGAACAGAGCAAGATCCGCCAATTGGCCGCCGGCATGCTGGCCAAGGACGAGTCGCGCACCTTCGAGCAATGGGTGAGCTCGCTCAACGATGCCGCCGTGCAGAACCGTCCTGTCGTTGCGCCCCATCAGATCGCCCAGCGCACACTGCAAGCGCTGGGCACCATCGACCTCGCGGCCCTTGATGCTCGCCTGCAACGTTGGCTGAGCAGCCCTGATCAGGTGCTGCAGTTCACCGCGCCGGGCAACCGTGTGGTGCGCCTGCCAACGGTAGACGATGTGCAGCAGTGGCGTGCGTCCATCGCCCATTCATCGCTGGTAGCGCCGCAGTCAGCCGCGCCGGTGGAACCGCCCGCTGCCATCTTCACACCGCCATCGGTGGGGGCGCCGGGCTCGGTGATAGGCAAGCACAGCTTTGCCGCTGAACAGGTCGAACACTGGCAACTGAGCAACGGTGATCGCCTGGTCTGGCTGCGCCGCAACGCAGAAGACGGCCAATGGCGCCTGCAAGCCGAATCGGCCGCTGGTTACGAGCGCCGCGACGTACCCGCCTGGCGCCTGCAAATGGCTGCGCAACTGGGCAACCAGAGCGGCGCAGCAGGGCTGGAGGCGTGGCGCAAACAGCACAAGGCAACCTTGAGCCTTGAACAAAGCGCCACGCGCCTGCAAGTGAGCGCCACCTCAACAGCCTCGACAAGCGCCCTGACCACGTTGCTGCAAAGCTACCGCCAGAGCCAGGTGGGCTCAGCGATTGATGACGAACTGTTCAGCGCCGCCCGCGATGATTTGCTGACCCGCGTGAGCACCCGCCCGGACGCCATCGCTGCCGCCCGACGTGAACTGCGCTACGGCGCAGACACCTGGCAAGCCCCGGACCAACAAGCCCTGCACGTGCTGCAATCGAGCACCCTGAGCGACGACTGGCAGCAGCTCACCCAGGCCCCTGTGACCTACTACCTGATGGCGGACATGGACCCAGTGCAACTGGAAACAACCGTGGTCGAACACCTGGCCAATATCCCCCGTGGCGTTGCCCAGCCCAGCCGCCCTACCCTGCAAAAACCCGGTCAACGCCGCAGCGACATCGCCGTGGCCTTGGAGCCACGGGTGGTGCTTGAAGCCAGCAGCTTCAGCGCACAACCCTGGACGCCCGAAGCGGCGGCCCGTGTCGCGGCCTTGCGTGAACTGGCCAACCAGCAGCTCAAGCAACGCCTGCGCGGCGAGGCGTCTGGCGTGTATCGCCTGCGCTTTGACAGCGAACTGAACCCCGACACCCAGCGTATCGAAAGCCAATTGAGCTTCACCTGCGACCCCCAACGCGCCGAGGAGCTGTGGGCGCTGGCCCAACAAACCCTGGCGCAACTGGGGCGTTCGGTGGATGCCAAATGGGTCGCCAGCGAACGCATGGAACTGCGCCGCCAGGAACAAAAACGCCTGCTTGATCCCACGACCCAATGGCGGCGCCTGCTGCTCAGCGAACGCCAATGGCAAGACCCGCGCTACCTGAGCCGCCAGGCCCGCTTGCCGGAGGGCCTGCGCCTGGAGTTACTAAAACCCTTGGCCAGCCAGGTGTTCCCGCTCAACAACCAAGTGTTGCTGCGCGTCCTGCCCAAGGCGGACGCTCCGTGA
- a CDS encoding ABC transporter ATP-binding protein/permease, whose translation MKSLRTFYRLAAPFWRQGSQWLGWLMLASIIGMGLLIVQINVLINAWSKSFYDTLGAFDTPALYALMGRYVIYLGAYVLIVVALDWVRKALVLRWRQAMTEQFTHAWLADQAFYRLGLNGEPDNPDQRISEDVDIVADLSVELVASFIINMAQVGAFMSILWQLSGVQTFSVGEYSITLSGYLVWIVLLYTLTGSLITHWVGRPLHRLNVDRQHYEADFRASLLRKREHAEQIALYRGEAVERAHLAKRFQAIAHNWRQLMGRERNLSLFTVSYERVSLIIPVFAALPAFLAKTITLGGLMQIRSAFGAVRESLSWFIKLYPKLMRWSSAVERLGQFEQAIAASRCQAKAPVIGDCLCVSGLDVLRPDAGLLLGDVSVQVTQGEWLLIAGRSGIGKSTLLRTLQGIWPYCRGGWQLPPGRSLLLPQKPYLPSMPLRQLLAYPAVEVPSGVRLVAVLLQVGLPGLVQRLDEQCEWARELSGGEQQRIAVARALLYAPDTLYLDEATNQLDEASAHALLVLLREQLPACTVIGISHQVALAPLFDRIWSPETAQKSGVVAGFGSAAQPSAGQARSPQITQ comes from the coding sequence GTGAAGAGCCTGCGCACGTTCTATCGCCTGGCCGCGCCGTTCTGGCGCCAGGGCTCGCAGTGGCTGGGCTGGCTGATGCTGGCGAGCATTATCGGCATGGGCCTGTTGATCGTGCAGATCAACGTGCTGATCAACGCCTGGAGCAAGAGCTTCTACGACACCCTCGGGGCCTTCGACACCCCTGCGCTGTACGCACTGATGGGCCGCTATGTGATTTACCTGGGCGCCTACGTGCTGATCGTCGTCGCCCTGGACTGGGTACGCAAAGCCCTGGTGCTGCGTTGGCGCCAGGCCATGACCGAGCAGTTCACCCACGCGTGGCTGGCGGACCAGGCTTTCTATCGCCTGGGCCTGAACGGCGAGCCGGACAACCCGGACCAGCGCATCAGCGAGGACGTGGACATCGTCGCCGACCTGAGCGTGGAACTGGTGGCCTCGTTCATCATCAACATGGCCCAGGTTGGCGCGTTCATGAGCATTCTCTGGCAACTGTCCGGGGTGCAAACCTTCAGCGTCGGCGAGTACAGCATCACGCTGTCGGGCTACCTGGTGTGGATTGTGCTGCTGTACACCCTGACCGGCAGTTTGATCACCCATTGGGTGGGCCGCCCGTTGCACCGCTTGAATGTGGACCGCCAGCATTACGAGGCCGACTTTCGCGCCAGCCTGTTGCGCAAGCGCGAGCATGCCGAACAGATCGCCCTGTACCGAGGCGAGGCCGTGGAGCGCGCGCACCTGGCCAAGCGGTTCCAGGCGATTGCGCATAACTGGCGCCAGTTGATGGGCCGCGAGCGCAACCTCAGCCTCTTTACCGTCAGCTATGAGCGGGTGAGCCTGATCATTCCGGTGTTTGCCGCCCTGCCCGCGTTTCTGGCCAAGACCATTACGTTGGGCGGCCTGATGCAGATCCGCAGTGCGTTCGGCGCGGTGCGAGAATCCCTTAGTTGGTTTATCAAGCTCTACCCGAAGTTGATGCGCTGGAGTTCGGCGGTGGAGCGGCTGGGCCAGTTCGAACAGGCCATCGCCGCGAGCCGCTGCCAGGCCAAAGCGCCGGTGATTGGCGATTGCCTGTGTGTCAGCGGCCTGGATGTACTGCGCCCGGACGCGGGCCTGTTGCTGGGCGATGTGTCGGTGCAAGTGACCCAGGGCGAGTGGCTGTTGATTGCCGGACGCAGCGGGATCGGCAAGTCCACATTGCTGCGCACCTTGCAGGGCATCTGGCCGTATTGCCGGGGTGGCTGGCAATTGCCACCGGGGCGCAGTTTGCTACTGCCGCAAAAGCCTTATCTGCCGAGCATGCCGCTGCGTCAGTTGCTGGCTTACCCAGCAGTTGAAGTGCCGAGTGGCGTGCGGTTGGTGGCGGTGCTGCTGCAGGTGGGTTTGCCGGGGCTGGTGCAGCGTCTGGACGAACAGTGCGAATGGGCGCGGGAACTGTCCGGCGGCGAGCAGCAGCGCATCGCCGTGGCGCGGGCGCTGCTGTATGCACCGGATACGTTGTACTTGGACGAGGCCACCAACCAGTTGGACGAGGCAAGTGCGCATGCCCTATTGGTACTGCTGCGCGAACAGCTGCCGGCCTGCACGGTGATTGGCATCAGTCATCAGGTAGCGCTGGCGCCACTGTTCGATCGCATCTGGTCCCCTGAAACGGCACAAAAATCTGGGGTCGTGGCAGGTTTTGGATCTGCTGCGCAACCCAGCGCGGGGCAAGCCCGCTCACCACAAATAACCCAATGA
- a CDS encoding L,D-transpeptidase family protein — protein sequence MFKKHACYLSICLLVAPLVATADTLPVEPLPVTTPAPVDLAPVQQALAQLPSVCPGLVPQIDAPALARLQAFYQQQGDAPLWSDETRRQALQTQLLMLADDGLDPTHYSLPAPHATQNVLCSDIDSSRHYLQALQDLHFGRLQQSRFEPLWHSQPPTRDPNTEVLAFAAVGLSDMAQAFDQARPSADLYRSLRNAYSTVRQQPLPHWDPVGSGPLLRPGMEDPRVPELARRLYSGGYLPSEPKGAGQQYRPELVTAVKAFQLSHSLQSDGVIGAGTVAELNISPAMRREQLRINLERFRWLAQDLEPEGVLVNVAAAQLSVYQSGIPVWQTRLQVGRAERQTPLLKSRITRLTLNPTWTIPPTIMREDKLPAIRLNPEYLRQQNLQVLDAEGHPLAPEQIDWARPGNILLRQEAGPRNPLGKIVMRFPNPYSVYLHDTPSQPLFTKGPRAFSSGCVRVEQPLLLRDLLVNPAERARTDELLATGVTHEFRLATPVPVLLGYWTVEVDRQGGLVYAPDIYARDLVLMKAMGSVL from the coding sequence TTGTTCAAAAAACACGCATGTTACTTGAGCATTTGCCTGCTCGTTGCACCATTGGTCGCCACAGCCGACACGCTGCCGGTGGAGCCGTTGCCGGTCACGACCCCCGCGCCGGTAGACCTGGCGCCGGTGCAACAGGCCCTGGCGCAGTTGCCCAGCGTCTGCCCCGGCCTCGTGCCGCAGATCGACGCGCCAGCCCTGGCGCGCCTGCAAGCGTTCTATCAGCAACAAGGCGATGCGCCGTTATGGTCGGACGAGACGCGTCGCCAGGCACTCCAAACGCAGTTGCTGATGCTTGCCGACGATGGCCTGGATCCCACCCACTATAGTCTGCCCGCGCCACACGCCACGCAAAACGTGCTGTGCAGCGATATCGACAGCAGCCGGCACTACCTGCAAGCCCTGCAGGATTTGCACTTCGGGCGCTTGCAGCAATCGCGTTTCGAACCGTTGTGGCATTCCCAGCCGCCCACCCGCGACCCCAACACTGAAGTGCTGGCCTTTGCCGCCGTCGGCCTGAGCGACATGGCGCAGGCGTTCGATCAGGCGCGCCCCAGTGCGGATTTGTACCGCAGCCTGCGCAACGCCTATTCCACCGTGCGCCAGCAGCCGTTGCCGCACTGGGACCCGGTCGGCAGCGGCCCGCTGTTGCGTCCCGGCATGGAAGACCCGCGTGTTCCAGAGTTGGCGCGGCGTCTCTATAGCGGCGGCTACCTTCCCAGTGAACCCAAGGGTGCCGGCCAGCAATACCGTCCCGAACTGGTCACGGCGGTAAAGGCCTTCCAGCTCAGCCACTCTTTGCAATCGGACGGTGTGATCGGCGCCGGCACCGTGGCCGAACTCAATATCAGCCCGGCGATGCGCCGCGAACAACTGCGCATCAACCTCGAACGTTTCCGCTGGCTGGCCCAGGACCTGGAGCCCGAAGGCGTACTGGTCAACGTCGCCGCTGCGCAACTGAGTGTGTACCAGAGCGGCATCCCGGTGTGGCAGACCCGCCTGCAAGTGGGCCGCGCCGAACGCCAGACGCCGCTGCTCAAGTCACGCATCACCCGGCTGACGCTCAACCCCACCTGGACTATCCCGCCGACCATCATGCGCGAGGACAAACTCCCGGCCATTCGCCTGAACCCCGAATACCTACGCCAGCAAAACCTGCAAGTGCTCGACGCCGAAGGCCACCCGCTGGCGCCCGAGCAGATCGACTGGGCGCGCCCCGGCAATATACTGCTGCGCCAGGAAGCCGGCCCGCGCAACCCGCTGGGCAAGATCGTGATGCGCTTCCCCAACCCGTACTCGGTGTACCTGCACGACACCCCGAGCCAGCCGCTGTTCACCAAAGGCCCACGTGCGTTCAGCTCGGGTTGCGTGCGGGTAGAGCAACCGTTGCTGCTGCGCGACCTGCTGGTGAACCCGGCCGAACGCGCGCGCACCGATGAACTGCTGGCCACCGGCGTGACCCATGAATTCCGCCTGGCGACGCCGGTGCCGGTGTTGCTCGGCTACTGGACGGTCGAAGTCGACCGCCAGGGTGGGTTGGTGTACGCGCCGGATATTTACGCGCGGGACCTGGTGTTGATGAAGGCAATGGGCAGCGTGCTCTAG
- a CDS encoding murein L,D-transpeptidase catalytic domain family protein, whose product MLTFMYRLGMTALGLITASLAMLSNCALAANGNPPSLYSSLARSAPELNPTVLKSALSAMQCAVSNGEERSERLAVIDYSQPSTARRLWIFDLRKKTLVLRDLVAHGAKSGENFATQFSNTEGSHQSSLGLFRTQESYLGTHGYSLRMDGLEPGFNDLARDRAIVIHAADYVSPLWSKREGRIGRSQGCPAVRPQVARQVVDKLKDGQFMFSWYPDQRWLKSSTYLNCKPQQVASSRTIRGG is encoded by the coding sequence ATGCTGACTTTTATGTACCGCCTGGGCATGACCGCCTTGGGCCTGATCACCGCAAGCCTGGCTATGTTGAGCAATTGTGCGCTCGCCGCCAACGGCAACCCTCCTTCCTTGTATAGCAGCCTGGCGCGCTCGGCTCCAGAACTCAATCCCACCGTGCTCAAAAGCGCCCTGAGCGCGATGCAGTGCGCGGTCAGCAATGGCGAGGAACGCTCAGAACGCCTGGCCGTCATTGACTACTCCCAACCGTCGACCGCCCGTCGGTTGTGGATCTTCGACCTGCGCAAGAAAACCCTGGTGCTGCGCGACCTGGTGGCCCACGGCGCCAAATCCGGGGAAAACTTCGCCACCCAGTTCTCCAACACCGAAGGCAGCCACCAATCCAGCCTGGGCCTGTTCCGCACCCAGGAAAGTTACCTGGGCACCCACGGTTACTCGCTGCGCATGGACGGCCTGGAGCCGGGTTTCAATGACCTGGCCCGCGACCGCGCCATTGTGATTCACGCCGCCGACTATGTGAGCCCGCTGTGGAGCAAGCGCGAAGGCCGTATCGGCCGCAGCCAGGGTTGCCCGGCCGTGCGCCCGCAGGTGGCGCGTCAGGTGGTGGATAAGCTCAAGGATGGGCAGTTCATGTTTTCGTGGTATCCCGACCAGCGCTGGTTGAAGTCCTCGACGTACCTCAATTGCAAGCCCCAACAGGTGGCGAGTAGTCGTACAATCCGTGGCGGTTAG
- a CDS encoding creatininase family protein, with product MLLHQSTWIEIGQFLERSRTVVIPIGSNEQHGPTGLLGTDWMCPEIIAVEAQKNADILIGPTFNIGMAQHHLGFPGTISLRPSTFIAAIGDWVRSLAGHGFDKILFLNGHGGNIATIEAAFSELYAEASFARRPAGFALKLVNWWDLEGVSDLAHRQFPVGHGSHATPSEIAVTQWAYPDSIKSADYSPQIANTGPIREAVDFRTRFPDGRMGSDPALATVEKGGELVALAALGLIKTVNSFSNEARP from the coding sequence ATGCTTCTACATCAATCGACCTGGATCGAGATCGGGCAGTTCCTGGAGCGCAGTCGCACGGTGGTGATCCCCATCGGCTCCAACGAGCAGCACGGCCCGACCGGCCTGCTGGGCACCGATTGGATGTGCCCGGAAATCATCGCCGTTGAAGCGCAAAAGAACGCCGACATCCTGATCGGCCCGACCTTCAATATCGGCATGGCGCAACATCACCTGGGTTTTCCCGGTACGATCTCCCTGCGCCCCTCCACCTTTATCGCCGCGATTGGTGACTGGGTGCGCTCGCTGGCCGGGCATGGCTTCGACAAGATCCTGTTCCTCAATGGCCACGGCGGCAATATCGCGACCATTGAAGCGGCATTTTCCGAGCTGTACGCCGAAGCCAGCTTCGCCCGCCGCCCCGCCGGCTTCGCCCTGAAGCTGGTGAACTGGTGGGACCTGGAAGGCGTCAGCGACCTGGCTCACCGCCAATTCCCGGTGGGCCACGGCAGCCATGCCACGCCGTCGGAAATTGCAGTGACACAGTGGGCGTACCCGGACTCGATCAAGTCGGCGGACTATTCGCCGCAGATCGCCAATACCGGGCCGATCCGCGAAGCCGTGGACTTCCGCACACGCTTCCCCGATGGACGGATGGGCTCGGACCCGGCGTTGGCGACGGTGGAGAAAGGCGGTGAGTTGGTGGCGTTGGCGGCTCTAGGGTTGATCAAGACCGTCAACAGCTTCAGTAACGAAGCCAGACCTTAG